From a single Micromonospora sp. WMMD1102 genomic region:
- a CDS encoding endo-1,4-beta-xylanase produces the protein MTVQSINPAAAAETTLRAAAAKAGLFFGVAANPNRLYPIVGQEFSQLTPENAMKPDAIATSSGGLQNTGSADQLVNHAQSNNMLVKGHTLVWHSQAGQLQGASQGTLNNFIGNAINRWGSRIAYWDVVNEALEDNNTGRRRNQWPHTMNRDANGDGDFFDSGDTDVIRDSFIRARQVVQAGGFTTKLCINDYDVEGLTVQGGTQNRKANALYDIVRNYRQYIDCVGFQAHFNDNPNSIISNDLQANIQRFADLGVEVHISELDIDDDLSNNDIGAGQAENYRKVVRACLNVAKCTGITVWGISDSESWRSSERGLLFTGGNGSYQKKAAYNAVLDELNRGRTTTPPTTTPPVTPSVPPTTPPVDPTTPPVDPTTPAPTTTPPNPTTGCTATVSLNSWTGGFVATVRVTAGNARINGWSVQLTLPSGATVTNAWNANRSGTSGTVQFSNVSYNGSVNAGQSTEFGFQGTGTATGVSPVCTAS, from the coding sequence GTGACGGTCCAGTCCATCAACCCGGCCGCCGCGGCCGAGACCACGCTGCGGGCCGCGGCCGCCAAGGCCGGGCTCTTCTTCGGCGTCGCGGCAAACCCCAACCGGCTCTACCCGATCGTCGGCCAGGAGTTCAGCCAGCTGACTCCCGAGAACGCCATGAAGCCGGACGCGATCGCCACGTCGAGCGGTGGGCTGCAGAACACCGGCAGCGCGGACCAGTTGGTCAACCACGCCCAGAGCAACAACATGCTGGTCAAGGGCCACACGTTGGTGTGGCACTCACAGGCCGGGCAGTTGCAGGGCGCCAGCCAGGGGACACTGAACAACTTCATCGGCAACGCCATCAACCGCTGGGGCAGCAGGATCGCGTACTGGGACGTCGTCAACGAGGCGCTGGAGGACAACAACACCGGCCGGCGCCGGAACCAGTGGCCGCACACCATGAACCGGGACGCGAACGGCGACGGTGACTTCTTCGACTCCGGCGACACCGACGTCATCCGCGACTCGTTCATCCGGGCCAGGCAGGTCGTGCAGGCCGGCGGATTCACCACCAAGCTCTGCATCAACGACTACGACGTCGAGGGCCTGACGGTCCAGGGCGGCACCCAGAACCGCAAGGCCAACGCGCTGTACGACATCGTCCGCAACTACCGGCAGTACATCGACTGCGTCGGGTTCCAGGCACACTTCAACGACAACCCGAACAGCATCATCAGCAACGACCTACAGGCGAACATCCAGCGCTTCGCCGACCTCGGCGTCGAGGTGCACATCAGCGAGCTGGACATCGACGACGACCTGAGCAACAACGACATCGGCGCGGGCCAGGCGGAGAACTACCGCAAGGTCGTCCGGGCCTGCCTGAACGTCGCGAAGTGCACCGGCATCACCGTCTGGGGCATCTCCGACAGCGAGTCGTGGCGCTCCTCCGAGCGGGGTCTGCTGTTCACCGGCGGCAACGGCAGCTACCAGAAGAAGGCCGCCTACAACGCCGTGCTCGACGAGCTGAACAGGGGCCGTACCACCACCCCGCCGACGACCACGCCGCCGGTGACGCCGTCCGTCCCGCCGACCACCCCGCCGGTCGACCCGACCACCCCGCCGGTCGACCCGACCACTCCGGCGCCGACGACCACCCCGCCGAACCCGACCACCGGGTGCACCGCCACGGTCTCGCTGAACTCCTGGACCGGCGGCTTCGTCGCGACCGTGCGGGTCACCGCCGGCAACGCGCGGATCAACGGGTGGAGCGTCCAGCTCACCCTGCCGTCCGGGGCCACCGTGACAAACGCCTGGAACGCGAACCGCAGCGGCACCAGCGGCACGGTGCAGTTCAGCAACGTCAGCTACAACGGCTCGGTGAACGCCGGCCAGTCCACCGAGTTCGGCTTCCAGGGCACCGGAACGGCGACCGGAGTGAGCCCGGTCTGCACCGCCAGCTGA